The genomic stretch GgttaaataagtaaataacggagtttattatttttaaaaaatactgaccGGTTTCCTAGGAAAAGCAGTGTGCTTTACTATAAAATCTGTAGGAGCCTCCCCCCGCCCTTCTCTAGTCATGGGTTTAGGTTATAGCTGGTTTACACGGTTAGACGGTAAGTTTTGAGTAAGTTGCCTAGAGGGTGTGTTTTGGAATGGTGTTTCAGGATTCGGAACGCTGTAATAATATTAGCATAGAGCTACCCTCCGCCTTtccggggtccccagccctggcagcagcttcACACAGCAAGACAGGGTGGGTGAGCTGTGGTGAGGACGACTTTGCACTGTATGTCTTGAAATGGCAAAACAAACCCTCGAAATTTCAAGCGCTCCTTTCATACTGTGAATTCAGGTTTGCTAATTCATCTGCAGTTTGCGCAGGGTTCAGGCAAATTTAGCATCGTTAGTCCTTAAGACGCTTGCAGTAAGGTAGTGCTGGGCAGTATTTTGAGCGAATGAATAGAGTGGCCCCGTGAAAATTTCTTGCATCTGATTTGGGTTCTGGTTTGTTAAAACTTCCTGCTATGGTTTCATATCTAAAGATCCATAGGAAAAAAGTTCATCAGACTGCAACAgcatggtggtttttttgtttggtggggtttttgttttgttttgttttgttttttactgctctctctatttttaaagttcaaaGCTCATGCAGTTCACTTACCAGGGAGATTTTCcacttaaaatgtatttttggtgCAATCAATGGATAAGCAAGTTGACCCTTGTAAAATCCTGTGCATGTGCACATTTGATAAAGTTCGTATTGGATTAACCAGAATGGTTCTCGGATTAATAGCAGAAATTACTTGCAGCGTAAATTATATTCAACAAGTAACTAATTACTGGTAGGAAGTGGGCAGGAGACTGTGggattatttccttttgttaataACTCCAACCACTTTCGTGGCGTTTTAGAATTTGTTTTTTAGTTGGTTGGAATTGCATTCCCAACTGTAAAAGAATATCCTTGGAGCGTAATTTTCCAAAGCCAAAGTTACATCTGAGAAATAAGCCAGCTAGACTTTGAGGAAGAGAATGTATTTGCTGCCCTTCCATATAAAGGCTTGTCAGAACCAGTGCCTTTTCATGTCAAGAATGGATTTTGGTAAATTCCTGCTGCAACATTATGATCATCCACGTAATTGTTACTGGGCCCATGAAATGAGAGAAATTGTGATCGCTTTCTTTAGTAAGATCTGAAGGACGGGGTGCTTAAGAGAAATGATTGCTTAGTTAGGCTGCTTTTAGTTTGTTACATAATTAGGCCTTTTTGTGCGATAACTGCAGTCTGTCGGTTCAGAATACAACACTTGTGTTTTTTCCAAAGGTGAGCCCGAAGTGTAAAGGGCCTTGTGAAATATCACTTATGCAGATgcaattcagaaataattactGAAACCCATATGGTGAAAGCTGCGTAAACCCGGTGTTAGTTCAGACCCGTTTCGTGTGTGTTTCCCCTACAGAACCCGCATCTTTGCCTCgctgcaaaatatttatgttttagtTCGTACCTTATTTATCTTTTTGATGCTAAGTAGCATCTGGCTCCCCGAGGACAAGCCCTCCTGTATATTTAGCTGTACCAGTGCTTATTGCATAACTGGCTTTTAACCATATTCATGCTTTATTGTGGAAACATGAATCTTTATTGAAGTGACCTGAGGTGCCTCTCAGAAAACACAGTTATGTTTCTTGAAACTGTtggtaaaaaaacaaaaagggcaGCTCCTGCCAAATGCCCATCAAAGAAGCTTTGCTGTGTGTATTTTCTATACATGGAGGTGCATCGCACCTATATGCTTCGCAGacttgaaaaaatgaaagttgaAATGTGCAAGCGGAATTGTTGCTTCGTGTCTGTATAGCTGGTGCTAGGAAAAAAACTTAAGTGTTCAGATGTTTTAACCTTTGCTAGCCTCCTTCCATCCAAAGGTGACAGGGTTCAGATCACAATATGTACTTCAATATCTTGCCAGTGACCCCCGAATTGAGTCTTACTGGTTGCTTAGCAGGAAGTTAGCAGTTTATTTTAGCTTCACCTTATCAGCTTTGCTTCTTTTGCTAACCCTATTCCCCTGTCACCCCTCAGATGCCAGACCCCCGAAGAGGAGATTGACAGGTAGTTCCCATAGCTCCGTTTTACCCTCCAAACAACAGGGATTTAGTTTCTTGTCCCTTTGCCAATGTTTATGTAGGCAAAGTTTAGATATAGCCTTAAGGAGCCTTTCTTTTACGTGTCACTGGAACAGTGAAACTGCACTGAACTTTTTGAAGAAACTGTTGCAACTGGAACCCCATCTAGTGTTCATTTTGATTCATCcataaggaagacttttttttaattgtgttcaTTAGGATGGATTTGTTCTTAGTTTCAAAATCGCTTGAGATTATTAGGGTTTTTTGACATCAGATTACAGAGTCTTTGAGAAAATTCAGCTTTCACATATAGGATAATTGCATTGCCAGTAGCGATATGGAAAAGTTTAGAAACTGAGTTAAATATGAGCACAAATACCCGCCTTATCATGCGAgcaattttcttctgaacaaaTTGTTACTTAAAACTTGCTATTTGTAAATCGgttaaagaaagaaggaattgCAGGTGTGTATATACGTCGGGGACAGATATACCTTAAAATGTTAATGCACATTGGGCGTGTAGAAAACGTGTATTTTGAACTGCCTGACTGGGTAAAGGGAGCTGCTGAAAAGTTGGTAGATACAGAAGCGCTTTATTATTGTAATAGGAATTTTAGTGAGAAAtcattttggaaacatttatatataaaataaatacatttaaaacaaaatatttaggaGTTTTCAAACTGTAAGTCCTTGTTCAGTTGCTTCGCTGTGGAAGGCAGacgtttattttttttcttttttacaagtTTGTTAAGGATTATGGAATGTTTTGGTTCCCATTCTAGAATATTCATCTCAAGTGGCTCAAAATTCCCAAGTTTGAAATGAGTAATAAATTTCAGATGAATAATCTAGATTGAGCACCAAAAAATTCATGATCCTTTAGAAACCagtaaactgaaaaatcaacATCTGACAGGGGACTTGCAATACAAAGTAtccttaatgtatttttaagttgtggacattttaaaaaaaataataattactgcACTTTGAATTTTGCATATTCCCAATGCTTGCAGATTTACTTTTACCTTTAATTGCGTAAACACTACATTAAAGCAAGATGGAAGGTTTCTCCGCTATGATAGGCACAACAAATAAACTTTATTAGTCAGGTCACCAATTACTATATTATTCAGAACAGATTATTCaaggaaatatattaaaagctaGCAGATGTGGTCAGATACAATAGTGCTTAAGTACTCACTAGAAACCACACTGTATTCTCTTCCTATGAAACGCAGAATTGCACTTTTCAAAACCtgtatgacttttttttaaccctccACTGCTGCTCAGTAGTGAACCTTTTCACTCCTCTGTAATAGGGGTCTATGTGGACTACAGAAGGTTTGAAACCCAACGCTAATTtaataaagtctttttaaagtatttttgtttttctaaaaagattGTTTAAACCCCATTGAATTGAATCGCCAAATACCGAAATGAAAAATCTTCCTGTGATTGAGGCACAGATGTTACTCCGGTGCTTGTGATGTGTGCGATATCTGAATTTCCACAAGATTCATGTACTTAACCTTTAGATTATAAAACATTCAAATTTGCATTAAGCGACAATATAAATAAGTTTCtgatacagaaaagcagagaggatAGGTATGTGGATTAGCTTTcacttatttaagaaaaaaaaggtattggGTATTTTGTAAGTGAAAAAGCATCAAATATGCTTTAATTTTAGGGCAGAAGTGCTAAATATTTGGAGCAATTCCATTGTAATGTGTACAATTGATGAAGTcagttttctgattttccttGCTAGTTATTTAGTTCTGAATCTGCCATTATTTGTCTAAGCACAGCTGACCAagcaaaactgtgttttaaagtGGCTTTATGTTTTGATAAATGTGATCTGgttgaaaagtattttccacTGAATGCAGAGCTTAATAGAACATGCTGACATAAtagttttaatgcattttgttGAAAATGTGTGAACAAACAGAATAGCTTTTGTTCCTTCATAATTGGCTGTAAAAGTAGATGGAAACATAACCATTACATATGGAAATgtgtgaagagaaagaaataacatttctgttgaATATATTAGGAATTGCATTTCCTAGTTTAAAATAAGCATCTGAAATGGATGCATCTTTTGAAATTGGttgtcaaaataaaaagccttaaGTGGAATGTTTGTCATATTATTTTTATCCTGAGTTAAACAACACGATTGCTAAAGGAAAGCATGCAActttaataaattttattttaatattttttcttctttttttgctcactaagcaaaaaaatacttctaaaagcACTTAAAAGGTATACTGGAAGCCACCACTTATAGTATGATTAAACATTAATTTAGCAACTAATCACAATTGCTACTTTCCTTTAGTTTCTTCACTCTATTACATTGCTAGAGACATTTATGATATTTTTGGTGTGCTTGTACTAAAGTCTGTATCCAAGCATATAACAATAATAGCCGGATAAAATActgtcagaaacaaaaatgtaaaatgaagcGCTAGTAATCTGCATGGCACGTCAACTTCTTTGTCTTActaaagggaaacatttttagGTTCAACTCATTAAgacaaaatagagaaaattaaaatgaaatgatttACAGGAACTCTTACTTTAGCTTTCTCTGAGATTTAATTTGGAAGTCATGGAAACTACCTATTATCTGATTTAGTATAGGGGGGAAACATGCAGGGAGGTAATCCTTGAATTGAACAGTTTTTTTCACAGCCTTCCAAGATGACCACACACCATTTGTACAACAGAAGTTGGTGTCCTCATGCTGAGCAAACAATAGGGAGCCATCCTGTCTTTGAATAGGATCAGCTAGTTTagagtcagatttttttaatgtttaatttacAAATGGATCCTAGTGATAAGAAATGTGAGCAACTAGTGGAAACAAACATGCAATGAAAGGATTTTATAATGAGAGATTCAGTACAATCTGTTAAACAATTGGGAACAGTTAAGAGCaaatagtttttaaatgcattcaGACTACGAAAATTGCATAGCATTATCAAACTTAAAACCAAGAGTTATCTGTTATTGTatatgaacattttcttttaactgctCATCTTTCTTGATGTTTATTCAGAAATGTAAAACTTCTGCTGGCTTTATAGATAAGAGGCCAGATCCTGGTGTTTGACTCTGGTGTAAATTCATGTTATTTCCAGTGATTGTCCAGGTTTATACAAGCGTTTTTCAGATCAGAATCCCACAAGGACTGCTTTTGGTGAAGTACATGGTGGCAAGTAGGGTACTTGTTTAATCTTAGAAGCATTGCTCGAGGCATTAAAAGTGGTCTTCAAAGTGCCTTAGCACTTTACCATTTTATGGTAAATGTTACGATTTTATAAGGGATTTTTCTATTCAGTTTGTCTGTAACTGCAGCAGAATTAAGTTTGGTTGGAAAACCAATCCGTCTTACAGGTTCATAGCTTATGCCTTACATAGCAACTTGGAAGAAATGGGGGGGTTGTCAGTCTGTAGCTTGGtaatacatactttttttttttttttttccccttgtcaACAACTGATTGGGACCTCGAATGACTACAAATTAGTTTAGTGATGGGGCAACTGCCACAGATATCTTTGAATCAGTTGAAAATGAACAAGGTTGACAGGAACGTGAGAGTCTAATGAGTCCTTCAAATGGCTGATTTGCACTCAGTGGACAACTAGACAATAAGCAGTATGAATTATTGGAAATCAATACTTTGCTATGGAATTTCATTATGCTCCAATGCCTTCAGTTCatagtattttatattttgatgGATTATCTGAAGCAAATGATCATCTAAGGCACAGGGATTGATAAATCTCCCTTGTACAGttttaaatgttgcttttgACTTATTTTTGTGAAGTAGAAATATTGATCTATTTTCATGTACAATCTCAGTGTCTTTTAGAGTGGTAGCTAAAATCagtacttttaaataaaatgtcctgcagattttttttaattattattattattactgtttggTTCCTAATCCATCATCTTTTGATGTTTTAGGAGACACAGAAAAGGGTCAAGCAAATCGAACCACTAAGAACAAGGACGCCCATGTCTGTGGCAGGTGCTGTGCTGAGTTCTTTGAATTATCAGATCTCCTGCAACACAAGAAGAATTGTACTAAAAATCAATTAGTTTTAATTGTGAATGAAAATCCAGCTTCTCCTTCTGAAACCTTCCCTCCTAGTTCCCCTTCTGATAATCCTGATGAACAGATGAATGACACAGTTAATAACACAGATCAAGTAGACTGCAGTGACCTTTCAGAGCATAACAAACTTGACAGGGAAGAATCCATGGATGTGGAGGCTTCCAGCATTAACAATAGCAGTAGCAGTTCCAAGAGCGTCAACAATAGTATTACAAGCAGTAACAGCTCCACAATGGGTACCTCAGCTGTAACAACCTCTCTACCTCACATAGGGGATCTGACAACATTAGGCAACTTTTCAGTGATAAATAGTAATGTAATAATTGAAAACCTTCAGAGTACTAAAGTGGCAGTAGCACAGTTCTCACAAGAAGCAAGATGTAACGGTGCATCAAACAGTAAGCTTGCTGTACCTGCCCTGATGGAGCAACTGTTAGcgttacagcagcagcagatccaCCAGTTGCAACTGATTGAACAAATTCGTCACCAAATATTATTGTTGGCTTCCCAAAATACAGACATGCCAGCATCTTCCAGCCCTTCTCAAGGTACTTTACGAACATCTGCCAACCCCTTGTCCACATTAAGTTCCCATTTAtcccagcagctggctgcagcagctggattAGCACAAAGCCTTGCTAGTCAATCTGCCAGCATCAGTGGTGTGAAACAGCTACCCCCTATACAGCTACCTCAGAGCAACCCTGGCAACACTCTAATTCCATCCAGTAGTGGCTCTTCTCCAAATATTAACATACTGGCAGCAGCAGTTACAACACCATCCTCAGAAAAAGTGGCTTCAAGTATTGGTGGCTCACAGCTCAGCAACCCACCAGTATCAGCATCATCTTCACCAGCTTTTGCAATAAGCAGTTTATTAAGTCCTGCATCTAATCCACTTCTACCTCAGCCCACCCCTAGTAACTCTGTTTTCTCCAGTCCCTTGTCCAATATTGGAACACCTGCAGAGGATTTAAACTCCTTGACTGCCTtggcacagcacagaaaaagcaagccaCCAAACGTAACTGCTTTTGAAGCAAAAAGTAATTCAGATGAGGCATTCTTTAAGCATAAATGCAGGTTCTGTGCTAAAGTGTTTGGGAGTGACAGTGCCTTGCAGATTCATTTACGTTCTCACACTGGTGAGAGGCCATTTAAATGCAACATATGTGGAAACAGGTTCTCCACAAAGGGAAACTTAAAAGTCCACTTTCAGCgtcataaagaaaaatatcctcATATTCAAATGAATCCGTACCCGGTGCCAGAGCATTTGGACAATATTCCTACAAGCACGGGTATTCCTTATGGGATGTCTATACCGCCAGAGAAACCTGTCACGAGCTGGCTGGACAGCAAGCCAGTCCTCTCCACCCTGACGACTTCTGTTGGCCTGCCACTCCCACCAACGATTCCAAGCTTGACCCCATTCATCAAAACTGAGGAGCCTCAGCCGATTCCCATTAGCCATCCTTCATCTAGCCCTCCCTGCTCTGTCAAAAGTGACTCGGGAACAGCTGATCCCACATCAAAAATTTCCAATGGACTTACTGATGAGGTAGAGGTTGGTGCTTTGCCTACCTCAAATGGCAAGATGGAAGAAAACCCTCAAAACCCAAGCACCATCAGTAACATGAGCAGCTCCGTGAGCTCACCGGCAGCGGACTCGGGCTCCAGCAGTGTCGCCACTTTTACAAATCCACTGATGCCTCTAATGTCAGAGCAATTTAAGGCAAAGTTTCCATTTGGAGGACTATTGGATTCAACGCCAGCATCTGAAACGTCAAAATTGCAGCAACTGGTAGAAAACATTGACAAA from Pelecanus crispus isolate bPelCri1 chromosome 8, bPelCri1.pri, whole genome shotgun sequence encodes the following:
- the SALL1 gene encoding sal-like protein 1 isoform X2 gives rise to the protein MSRRKQAKPQHFQSDPDLALLSQRNGDTEKGQANRTTKNKDAHVCGRCCAEFFELSDLLQHKKNCTKNQLVLIVNENPASPSETFPPSSPSDNPDEQMNDTVNNTDQVDCSDLSEHNKLDREESMDVEASSINNSSSSSKSVNNSITSSNSSTMGTSAVTTSLPHIGDLTTLGNFSVINSNVIIENLQSTKVAVAQFSQEARCNGASNSKLAVPALMEQLLALQQQQIHQLQLIEQIRHQILLLASQNTDMPASSSPSQGTLRTSANPLSTLSSHLSQQLAAAAGLAQSLASQSASISGVKQLPPIQLPQSNPGNTLIPSSSGSSPNINILAAAVTTPSSEKVASSIGGSQLSNPPVSASSSPAFAISSLLSPASNPLLPQPTPSNSVFSSPLSNIGTPAEDLNSLTALAQHRKSKPPNVTAFEAKSNSDEAFFKHKCRFCAKVFGSDSALQIHLRSHTGERPFKCNICGNRFSTKGNLKVHFQRHKEKYPHIQMNPYPVPEHLDNIPTSTGIPYGMSIPPEKPVTSWLDSKPVLSTLTTSVGLPLPPTIPSLTPFIKTEEPQPIPISHPSSSPPCSVKSDSGTADPTSKISNGLTDEVEVGALPTSNGKMEENPQNPSTISNMSSSVSSPAADSGSSSVATFTNPLMPLMSEQFKAKFPFGGLLDSTPASETSKLQQLVENIDKKATDPNECIICHRVLSCQSALKMHYRTHTGERPFKCKICGRAFTTKGNLKTHYSVHRAMPPLRVQHSCPICQKKFTNAVVLQQHIRMHMGGQIPNTPVTENYPESMESDTGSFDDKNFDDIDNFSDENMEDCPDSSVPDTPKSADASQDSLSSSPLPLEMSSIAALENQMKMINAGLAEQLQASLKSVENGSVEGDVLTNDSSSVGGDMESQSAGSPAVSESTSSMQALSPSNSTNDYHKSPSIEEKPVRALPSEFANGLSPTPANSGALDLTSSNTDKMIKEESLSMLFPFRDRGKFKNTACDICGKTFACQSALDIHYRSHTKERPFICTVCNRGFSTKGNLKQHMLTHQMRDLPSQLFEPNSSIGPNQNSSVMPANSLSSLIKTEVNGFVHSSPQDSKEAPSGLVASGPLSSSATSPVLLPALPRRTPKQHYCNTCGKTFSSSSALQIHERTHTGEKPFACTICGRAFTTKGNLKVHMGTHMWNSTPARRGRRLSVDGPMTFLGGNPVKFPEMFQKDLAVRSGNGDPSSFWNQYAAALSNGLAMKTNEISVIQNGGIPPAPGGLGNGGSSPISGLTGSLEKLQNSEPNAPLAGLEKMASNENGTNFRFTRFMEDNKEIVTN
- the SALL1 gene encoding sal-like protein 1 isoform X1, which encodes MRRASAGGLRGDPPAAGAEGAAGQKRFRRAGDTEKGQANRTTKNKDAHVCGRCCAEFFELSDLLQHKKNCTKNQLVLIVNENPASPSETFPPSSPSDNPDEQMNDTVNNTDQVDCSDLSEHNKLDREESMDVEASSINNSSSSSKSVNNSITSSNSSTMGTSAVTTSLPHIGDLTTLGNFSVINSNVIIENLQSTKVAVAQFSQEARCNGASNSKLAVPALMEQLLALQQQQIHQLQLIEQIRHQILLLASQNTDMPASSSPSQGTLRTSANPLSTLSSHLSQQLAAAAGLAQSLASQSASISGVKQLPPIQLPQSNPGNTLIPSSSGSSPNINILAAAVTTPSSEKVASSIGGSQLSNPPVSASSSPAFAISSLLSPASNPLLPQPTPSNSVFSSPLSNIGTPAEDLNSLTALAQHRKSKPPNVTAFEAKSNSDEAFFKHKCRFCAKVFGSDSALQIHLRSHTGERPFKCNICGNRFSTKGNLKVHFQRHKEKYPHIQMNPYPVPEHLDNIPTSTGIPYGMSIPPEKPVTSWLDSKPVLSTLTTSVGLPLPPTIPSLTPFIKTEEPQPIPISHPSSSPPCSVKSDSGTADPTSKISNGLTDEVEVGALPTSNGKMEENPQNPSTISNMSSSVSSPAADSGSSSVATFTNPLMPLMSEQFKAKFPFGGLLDSTPASETSKLQQLVENIDKKATDPNECIICHRVLSCQSALKMHYRTHTGERPFKCKICGRAFTTKGNLKTHYSVHRAMPPLRVQHSCPICQKKFTNAVVLQQHIRMHMGGQIPNTPVTENYPESMESDTGSFDDKNFDDIDNFSDENMEDCPDSSVPDTPKSADASQDSLSSSPLPLEMSSIAALENQMKMINAGLAEQLQASLKSVENGSVEGDVLTNDSSSVGGDMESQSAGSPAVSESTSSMQALSPSNSTNDYHKSPSIEEKPVRALPSEFANGLSPTPANSGALDLTSSNTDKMIKEESLSMLFPFRDRGKFKNTACDICGKTFACQSALDIHYRSHTKERPFICTVCNRGFSTKGNLKQHMLTHQMRDLPSQLFEPNSSIGPNQNSSVMPANSLSSLIKTEVNGFVHSSPQDSKEAPSGLVASGPLSSSATSPVLLPALPRRTPKQHYCNTCGKTFSSSSALQIHERTHTGEKPFACTICGRAFTTKGNLKVHMGTHMWNSTPARRGRRLSVDGPMTFLGGNPVKFPEMFQKDLAVRSGNGDPSSFWNQYAAALSNGLAMKTNEISVIQNGGIPPAPGGLGNGGSSPISGLTGSLEKLQNSEPNAPLAGLEKMASNENGTNFRFTRFMEDNKEIVTN